A part of Streptomyces sp. NBC_01497 genomic DNA contains:
- a CDS encoding ferredoxin, with translation MHIEIDQDRCCAAGQCVLAADDIFDQRDDDGVVVLLDRVPDDADALARAQEAATLCPAGAIAVQG, from the coding sequence ATGCACATCGAGATCGATCAGGACCGCTGCTGCGCCGCGGGACAGTGCGTCCTCGCCGCGGACGACATCTTCGACCAACGCGACGACGACGGCGTGGTCGTCCTGCTGGACCGCGTCCCGGACGACGCCGACGCCCTGGCCCGCGCGCAGGAGGCGGCCACGCTCTGCCCCGCGGGCGCCATCGCCGTCCAGGGCTGA